A window from Oreochromis aureus strain Israel breed Guangdong linkage group 16, ZZ_aureus, whole genome shotgun sequence encodes these proteins:
- the otos2 gene encoding otospiralin-like has translation MQSPCSDQSEEEGQRIRLKLNSLLVSMHAPYVSALLFLLLLSFLPPAEGSEAAGRREEREKRSVPYWGLWSSDFFGWLEELRAQAADNGMLDLARTFWAHFPISSELGYDSPEPEPETEE, from the exons ATGCAATCACCGTGCTCAGATCAGTCTGAGGAAGAAGGACAGAGGATACGACTAAAGCTGAATTCTCTGCTGGTCAG CATGCATGCTCCGTACGTGTCAGCGCTGctctttcttctgctgctgagcTTCCTGCCTCCTGCAG AGGGGAGCGAGGCGGCTGGCaggagggaggagagggagaagcGAAGCGTGCCGTACTGGGGCCTGTGGTCATCTGACTTTTTCGGATGGTTGGAGGAGTTGCGAGCCCAGGCGGCCGATAATGGGATGCTGGACCTGGCTCGCACCTTCTGGGCTCACTTCCCCATCAGCAGCGAGCTGGGCTATGACAGCCCCGAGCCCGAGCCTGAGACTGAGGAGTGA